The following coding sequences are from one Streptomyces sp. ITFR-21 window:
- a CDS encoding transcriptional regulator, whose product MHILASELSVKAGDSETAWSHAQEALAAAGVCGDPAVLADATRICATPLRRQGRAGDAVLLLEGTLRRLDAESPRATPVVLTAAGSLALSAAYSAALAGQKATALELVERAQDAADRLVTPARRRSGELSSQQVQLYQVGVHHLLGQDRTAVRIARQIDPRALPTPERRARLATDTARALVALDAHDEAFTALLSIEAAAPEDAGRPSVRALTSELLTRRPALPGLRDFAVRTHAVSV is encoded by the coding sequence GTGCACATCCTCGCCAGCGAGCTCAGCGTCAAGGCCGGTGATAGCGAGACCGCTTGGTCACATGCCCAAGAAGCCCTCGCAGCGGCCGGGGTCTGCGGAGATCCTGCCGTTCTCGCCGATGCCACCCGGATCTGTGCGACCCCGCTACGCAGGCAGGGCCGCGCTGGTGATGCGGTGCTGCTGCTCGAAGGCACTCTCCGCCGGCTTGACGCCGAATCACCCCGAGCCACGCCCGTGGTCTTGACGGCTGCGGGCTCGCTGGCGCTCTCCGCGGCGTACTCGGCCGCGCTCGCCGGGCAGAAGGCGACGGCGCTGGAACTGGTCGAACGAGCCCAGGACGCAGCCGACCGTCTGGTTACCCCTGCCCGGCGCCGTTCGGGCGAACTGTCCTCGCAGCAGGTCCAGCTGTACCAGGTCGGGGTGCATCATCTTCTCGGACAGGATCGGACGGCCGTCCGCATCGCCCGGCAGATCGACCCCCGGGCCCTGCCGACACCCGAACGTCGGGCGAGACTCGCCACGGACACCGCTCGTGCACTGGTCGCTCTCGACGCGCACGACGAAGCGTTCACGGCACTGCTCTCGATCGAGGCGGCCGCGCCCGAGGATGCGGGCCGACCGTCGGTGCGTGCTCTGACCAGCGAACTCCTCACGCGCCGACCAGCGTTGCCAGGGCTTCGTGACTTCGCCGTCCGGACG